Below is a window of Lodderomyces elongisporus chromosome 3, complete sequence DNA.
TCTTTGATGAAATCTGTTGATTTTTGAATTGCAATCTCAAAGCCAacgtgtgtgtgtgtgtctgtatATTTGTGTGAGACTATAGAAGATTatgattttgaattttttctttttcttcttcttcttcttcttccaaaaCTCGGATTGTCTCACAAATTTCGCTCGCTCCGTTTTATTGTTCTTCATTCAaccaatttttgtttttctccaTTCTCTCTTCCTTGGATTGTATAGTTGCTAAATGTTTATTTTAGATaacaagcaaaagaaaggagaaacaaataaccaaatataaaatacaACTTCTGCTGAAACAAAGaggtctttttttttttcatttgtccTGGATGCTAAACCAGATCATACGCCATTATCAAGAATTTCAAATATCTATTATATGTGTTGAACTATACAGTAAAAACCAAAATACGTagaacatatatatatatacatatatatatatatgtatatacagcTCTTGTATCGGTTGAATGAATCAATGGATTTATAAATGAATTTATCATAACTTCGTTAAAACTGGGTTGAATAAGTTTTAATGTAATGTGCTTTAACTTCAATCAACACTTGCAcctttctttatctttatctttgtttttatttttattttttatttttattttatttttattttgtttgactttctttccttcttttacaTCTAGAAAAGACCATCAATTTCACCATCCTCATTGACTTCCACATTCATGAAACCACAATGAGTTGGTAAACCTGGAATGGTTTGAATCTCAGCAGCCAAAGCGTACAAGTATCCAGCACCAATCGAGGCTCTAACATCCCTGATTGGGAATTTGAATCCTGTAGGAACACCTTTCAACGCAGCATCATGGGACAATGAGTATTGTGTCTTTGCAATACAGATTGGCAATTTACCAAAACCTTGCTTGGTGTACAAGTCAATCTTCTTTTGAGCTTCTGGTAAGAATTCAACCTCACCGGCACCATACATCTCTTTAGCAATGGTGGCAATCTTGTCCTCAACAGAAGGTTCGAGACCATAAAGGAAATTAAAGTTCTTATCTGTTCTGTTAGCAGCCTCAATAACACCATTGGCCAAGTCAACAGCACCCTTACCACCTTCTTCCCAGTGGTTTGAAACGATGGCATCAGCAGCTCCAGCTTTCAATGCCTCCTCTTTAATAACTTGATGCTCCTTATCAGTGTCAGAAGACATCTTGTTGATGGCCACAACAACTGGCAAGCCATACGATTTGGCATTGGCAATGTGCTTGGCCAAGTTAGAACAACCACTTCTCAACAATTCCACATTTTCCTGTGTATATTCTGGAGCCAATGGAGCACCTGCCTTGACTTCGGGACCACCACCGTGAACTTTCAATGCACGCACAGTAGccacaataacaataacatcGGGTACCAATCCACTTGATCTACATTTGATGTTGATAAATCTTTCACCACCCATTGTAAAGTCGAATCCAGCTTCGGTAACAACATAACCTTCttgctcttttctttcttcagGAGTCAAGTCAGCAGAAGTACCAGCTAATTTCAAAGCCATTTTGTCTGCCAATATCGAAGAGGCACCAATGGAGATGTTTGCAAAAGGACCAGCATGAACAAATACTGGAGTTCCTTCCAATGTTTGCATAATGTTTGGCTTGATGGCATCCTTCAACAATGCAGTCAATGCACCGGCACATCCGATATCTTCACAAGTAACTGGAACACCAGCTTTTGATGATCCAATAACCATCTTACCCAATCTCTCTCTCATATCTTCCAATGAGTTGGCCAATGCCAAGATAGCCATACATTCTGAAGCAACAGTAATATCGAAACCTGTAGCTCTAGTAAATCCCTTTTCGGTTGGTGCTTGACCCACAGTGATACCTCTCAAGAATCTATCATTACAATCAACAACTCTTCTCCAAGTAATTGATTCTGGGTCGATATCCAATCTTGCAAACGCAGTAATCTCTTCTGGTGTCAATTCATTAGGATCAGTCTTGTTGATTCCCAATTTTTCCAATCTCTTGAGCATTGATCTGGTAAATGCCCTCTTACCCTTCTTTTCAGGTACCAATCTCTTGTACAATGGACCATCTTTTTGTGTAGACTCATGGAACATTCTTGTGTCGATAGCAGCAGCTAACAAATTGTTGGCCATTGTAATGGCGTGGATATCACCAGTGACATGCATGTTGAACTCATCCATAGGAATGACTTGTGAGtaaccaccaccagcagcacCACCTTTGATACCAAATGTTGGACCCATTGATGGTTGTCTAACATTGGCAAAAACGTTTTTGTTCAAGTGGGCACCAAGAGCTTGTGCCAAACCAACAGTTGTAGTTGATTTACCTTCACCCAAAGGTGTAGGTGTGATACCAGTAACCAAGACGTATTTACCGTTATTCTTGTTGTTCAAACGTTTCAAAATATCCAATGAGACTTTTGCTTTGTAAAAGCCAAATGGCTCCAACTCAGAGTCCAAGATGCCGGCTTCTTCGGCAACTTGGGTTATACGCTTTGGTTGTTGTGCACGAGAGATTTCAAAGTCTGAAGGAACAGGTTTTTGCAAGTTCAATTTTAAAGGGTTGGTGAATTTTGGTGTTTCATTGTTGGCCTTGTAGTGGTTTTTTGCAGCAATAATGacattttccaaaagacATGCTACAGTCATTGGACCCACGCCACCTGGCACTGGAGTGATTAATTCGGCTTTTTCCTTTGCCGATTCAAACTCTACGTCACCCACCATTCTTTGGCCAGATTTCTTTGTTGAGTCAGGGATAAAGTTTGTACCAACATCAATAACCACTGCACCTGGTTTCAACCAATCGCCCTTGACGAATTCTGGTCGGCCAATCGCTGCGACAACAATGTCGGCTTCAGCGAGGTACTTTTTGACTTGGTCAATTGAAGTTCTAGAGTGGCAAATAGTGACATTGGCATTAGCCTTGGTTAACAAGTTGGCAATTGGCTTTCCAACAATATCGGATCTTCCCAAAACAACGGCATTTTTACcctcaacatcaacacccGAAACTTTCAACATGTGCATGATTCCCTTTGGTGTACATGGCAAGAATGTTGGTTCACCACCCTTTTTAGCCAATTCGCCAACATTGAATGGTCCAAATCCATCAACGTCTTTGTCAGCCAACACAGCATTGGTGACCTTTGTTTCGTCAATGTGGCTGGGCAATGGCAATTGGACCAAGATACCGTCAACATCCAAAGAGCTGTTCAATTTGGCTACTTGACTCAACAACTCAAACTCAGTGGTTTCTTCTGGTAAGTTGATGATATTGCATTCGATGCTGGCTTCCTCGGCTGCCTTCAACTTCATTTTGACGTAGGTCGAGGAGTCTTGTCTTGCACCAACTTGAATAATGGTCAAATGTGGTTTGAAATCGGCATGTTTGAGCTGAAGTTGAGCGATTTCATCGTGGATCTTGTGACGAAGCTCCAAAGCTATGTTCTTACCATCAATAATCTGTGCAACcatttcttctctcttttttttttttaagtatgtatatagatatattttttcgaatatttcttttcaattttgccAAAGAAGaaccacaacaataatatcaataataataataataataatgaaaaattaaaaacaaaaatttaaacTAAATTCAAAACTAGAATGaaacaattgttttttttttctttctaagAAAGCAAATGGTTTAACCTATTTGGTTTAGTTGTAGTTTTTTCAAAAGGgtggaaaaaaatcaaagaagtTTTGGCTTAAAGAATATGGGAAAAGGGAtagagaaaagaggaaaagaggaaaagaagaaaagtaaaaaaaaaagagttgaagaatttaatgaaaaaaataagtaatgaaaatgaaaattttttgaaatccaTTAATCAGTTGATTGCAGCTACGACGTAATAAGTAAAATTTACTGTACGGGCGGGATTGGAGGTAGGAGGTAGAAGGAGGTGGACTACAAATAATTGTGTTAAACGTGGGGAGGGATAAGAAGAGAAAGGACGCAATGCAGAAAAGGAGGGCCGTGCGACGTATGAATCATAACGCCTAAACCGGTTGTTTATTGGAAATAGTTTCGAGAGAACGAAAAGAATAGGCGTAGGCGTAGGTGTAAGTGTAAGTGTAGGTGTGCCAATTTGCATACTTGGACAATAGAGATAAATTGCACAAGCCATTTTTCAACTCTttcaaccttttttttttttttttttttcagttttgtttattgtttgatttttgaCTCCTGCGACTATTAACAAGATGAGTTGAGTTCTCTTTtaatatttatttctttctagTAATTTAATGGTTTCATAAGATCGAGTGAGTAACTACTAGACACGGGTACTGATTATTTGGTCtttgtacatatatatatatatctt
It encodes the following:
- the ADE3 gene encoding tetrahydrofolate synthase, yielding MVAQIIDGKNIALELRHKIHDEIAQLQLKHADFKPHLTIIQVGARQDSSTYVKMKLKAAEEASIECNIINLPEETTEFELLSQVAKLNSSLDVDGILVQLPLPSHIDETKVTNAVLADKDVDGFGPFNVGELAKKGGEPTFLPCTPKGIMHMLKVSGVDVEGKNAVVLGRSDIVGKPIANLLTKANANVTICHSRTSIDQVKKYLAEADIVVAAIGRPEFVKGDWLKPGAVVIDVGTNFIPDSTKKSGQRMVGDVEFESAKEKAELITPVPGGVGPMTVACLLENVIIAAKNHYKANNETPKFTNPLKLNLQKPVPSDFEISRAQQPKRITQVAEEAGILDSELEPFGFYKAKVSLDILKRLNNKNNGKYVLVTGITPTPLGEGKSTTTVGLAQALGAHLNKNVFANVRQPSMGPTFGIKGGAAGGGYSQVIPMDEFNMHVTGDIHAITMANNLLAAAIDTRMFHESTQKDGPLYKRLVPEKKGKRAFTRSMLKRLEKLGINKTDPNELTPEEITAFARLDIDPESITWRRVVDCNDRFLRGITVGQAPTEKGFTRATGFDITVASECMAILALANSLEDMRERLGKMVIGSSKAGVPVTCEDIGCAGALTALLKDAIKPNIMQTLEGTPVFVHAGPFANISIGASSILADKMALKLAGTSADLTPEERKEQEGYVVTEAGFDFTMGGERFINIKCRSSGLVPDVIVIVATVRALKVHGGGPEVKAGAPLAPEYTQENVELLRSGCSNLAKHIANAKSYGLPVVVAINKMSSDTDKEHQVIKEEALKAGAADAIVSNHWEEGGKGAVDLANGVIEAANRTDKNFNFLYGLEPSVEDKIATIAKEMYGAGEVEFLPEAQKKIDLYTKQGFGKLPICIAKTQYSLSHDAALKGVPTGFKFPIRDVRASIGAGYLYALAAEIQTIPGLPTHCGFMNVEVNEDGEIDGLF